The sequence TATAGCCTAGGATAACTccacaatttcttattctttctatacgaTGTAAAAAATTTTCTCTCCTCTTCGTTacttttttacttgaactttcatttaattgacctttattaattttcatataaaatgacctgataagtatatgtgtgactagattgttcgaaatgcatagcgcaaatacatcacatttttcagatcaacttcgtcttctcattgttctatcgaaataaataataaattgacaGATACACTATTATCAGGagttttgtggggattttagaaatttcaatagttgaaatcatgggtcgatTGAAGTGAGACTAGCATGgaagacctgaaagcactaTTAATCGAATGAATGTTATAACAATGAAATTTTAAGTATGTACATGATtcgaataaaaaaatattttttcaatggttaagatcatcagtcagttgaagctagacaatcatggaaaacctgggagcactggacggccgtttcgtcctattgtgggacttcctcagcagtgcgcatccacgacctcgcgccccgcgagattcgaacccaaggcctactggtttcgcgcgcaagcaattaaccactacaccactgagccggtatccaacggtgttaatgtctaacgtatattttttgttcattatagaaacttttattttgaaaagaggaaaattattatgataataagAATATTCATAGAATATAAACAAGAAATTAAGAAACAATAATTGATTGAACGTGTACATGGGCTGGCTGTATTGAATATAAACATTATGAAATAAGCATTCAAGTGATCGACCATTGTCTCGTTGTATATAAAACTAAAAATAACTAATGTACTATCCTTATTTGAgtagaaaaataatttattaaaggTTAATTAAAAACTACTTTCTTTTTCAATGAGTggtaaaaaaagaaatgaatatcACATGAAGTACTTCAAGTCAACATTAGAATGATTCTTTTGTTTGTATGaattaaatatcatttacatGTTGAATAAATAAGATTCATTATCAAAGAAGTTTATCGTACATGACGTGAATATCTAAAATTATTTATGAGATAAGCAATTGGAATAGGTAAGAAACGGGCAACAAAATAACATACTATAGCTgtttgaataaaaatgaaagttAATAATTGTGGATGATAACAATAAGATTCAAGCATTTTTATGCCTGATGGTTTCGTATATGTTgttttaacattatttattgCATCATTATCATAACATTCAGCTCCAATATCGGTTGCATAAGTCCCTTGAAGTGATAATTCAAGTTTATGAAATGGGcatgaataatttaattgtttacCATCAATATGATTATGAGTTTCACATTTAGTTGGCCATAGATTAACTATTTTATCCGTTTTTAAAGGTAGTTTTGTTTCATTTAGATAATAAAATCGAAGATAAAAATTAttagatgatgataatgaacgaTGAAGTTCTACTATCAAACAACTTGCCAAAGGTGGTTTGATTCTACAAAATGAAAATGGAAGGAAACAACCTctttatttaatgtatgattaatTAGTGGAAACAAAATGAAACTACTTACATATAGGTGTGCAATACATGAACCTCAAACGTTTTTATACAAACATTCAGCAGTCTCATGAATTGATACCAACTATCCTTCTTTCTAGTTATAGTCACCTAAGTTTTTCCTGATGCATAACTTTCTCGACTAATTTATACACTATATCTGAGATATATCGAAtaacatattattatttattcgtctattattaatggctttattcaatattgttatCCACAGTCTGATCTTTCACAACCACCACTTCGGTCTCTGACATGGATTTCATCTGTATAACAATTAATGTAAGCTTTAGAATTTTATAAAGAACTATCTGCACTAGTTGTAAAAGTCTGCAAGCCATTAACTCTTTAAAGGAGAAATTTCTTTGAAATATGAGACAGTTAAACTTTAGTTCACAAAAAAACGTGTTCGaaacaatatttataatttttgagatggtggagaagacttgtagctcaggtggatgatacACGTGGAcgactgcggacactcattcgattggaaaaatgtggaaatcttagacagaggaaactccaaaaacatcagagaatttttagaagcccgGCACTCAGAttaatcagcaatcaacaagcatattgaaatcaatccaacttaccaaccaatcagaaaaatcatgcacaaatatgggaacaaaaatcaaaccaatgggagacaaccaaaacaaagaagtaaacaatgacaaatttaaggtcaataaaaaccaatcaacatcgaggtgcacagaacaagctgtgaaacacatatggagaaattcgaacacttcacttctacctgaagtttgtgcccatgatgtcgttcagaagaacgatgaaagctccacgaccaaaccatccagctcagagaacaaaactccaccaaaatatttataatttcatttcaaacgCAGATGTTATACTTTGACGATGTGATGAGACAATTAACAAACAGAGTAATTTTAGACATCCAAGTTCCATCAATCAGTGTATTtagacaaaaaaagaaacatcaTTGTAACCGTATGGAGTTGAGAAAAAGACAATAAGCCTGAGGATCCCAGATACACTTCATTTGCTGTTTTCTTCTGAATAGATATTCTCAACTTACAGTTAATTCAAGTTGAGTTACTAAATTAACAAAGGGAGATTCGATAGGTTTTGTTTTTCCTAGCCAAGATTACAATAGATGATTACTTTGCAAAGACCAGATAATCCTATTGAACGTCCAAACTGACCAGATTTAAGTACTTTTTAAAAGCTCTTTCTATTTTGTTTACCATTAAATAAGATATAAAAGTcctaaacaaaatattcactgatgtaCAAATAAACAGTCAGTTGCTAGAGATATTAAGACGATATTTCCCTTCCTAATTATCCCTTTATAAAACAATACCAGTGATAGTTCAGATAATCTTCAAAGTGTTGAGCTTCATCTCAGTCTCATGATAATactaaatatcaatgaataCTGATGGGTAAATCTTCCAGATTtcagtttaattttaattatactTTTAGTTCCAATTAATTTAAACACGTAATTTCGACCGCTTTACTCATATTAAAATAATCGAGGATACAATCTTAAGAGTAAACATTAGACACTAGGTAAGAATcccaaatcagttgatgagttaGTGAGTCTTCAGAGACTAAGGCAGTTGCGACGTGTCCAATCACCGCCAACTTTAACCCTTGATGTTGTCTGGTGTAGAAATAGGTTGGAAGCTAGAGGGGCAGATCAGGATGTGGCAAAAGTCCATAAAGTTACGGACGGCTGGATTGAGTCATGCTGACAGATGTAGACTACCTACTGGTGGCTAGCGTTATTATCATAACTAATGGTTAGAAATGAGTTTGTAGGTATCAATGGCAAGGTTGAACTTGATAGCTTCAAATATATTGAGGATTGGGTAGAaagttagtaataaatatattttttgttatatcctagtgagtagaaaaactgtgcccctaaatgccctggtatggccgagagtggagagagtccgctctccctctcgaaatgctctaacatggtcacgcgtatatagcctttgccagggaagccctactcactgccttctcgtggcgggggtgttgtttacgaaaatgagaggacgaaaagcgaatgtccggcgctttaaccggatcccaaaacAATgttgtacatgggctccagtatcgtgcgggaacaaatggcgtatgaaccaatcgtcggtcaccggcatccatggaactgcatctcctcacgatgctccactgccttgtgggttagaccttcaggccgaaggctccgggtgtggccccctaagaaaaccacctgcttcggtttgggcacccgggcagtatcacagccctcacacatatcgaatgagatttgtgtggcgcatatgtacttggtgcctctttgtaccaacatctatgtgttgaaataaataaataaatagaaaaactgtatttctgacgtttcgtgactttaTGTAGGTCACATCTTCCacttctactcattggaatataacaaaaaatatatttattataactaGTTAGAAACTTTGGGTTGCATGGttcaggtgcattcactctttgtcttctcttataaCTTCAGTCTCTCCATACCTAATCTTTTCTgttaccactgatactgttactaacCTTATTATTCTGTGATTTATCTTGATGTACTAATTTGACATAGTAACTTGTACCGCTGCAGACAAATTTCTAGTTCTACGTAGTGTATGACTAAGTGACTgactgaatttttaaaaaaactactaatttgttataaaataaatagaatgcGGCTAGCAGACAAATCAGGGGAGCGAGTTTCGTTCTATCTCATTTATATAAACTTGTGTCATACtagctatatcaaggcaatcctcaCAAAATGTACATATCCCAATCAAGAGTGATCAAATTTCAGTCGAAAGTATCAACGACGGGATAATCTCAACCATTCCAAATTGAATGAAAATACTAATTTCTTAGGCTTTTTTCTACAACTATCTACCACAAAAATGTCAATAAAAAAGTATTAAATTACTAGTCAATCACGTCGACAgctaaaaataaatgataaaacttCGACAGAGTATACAACAAGTTGAGATAATTTGGTTTGGAAGTGAATCATACTTGTGTATCAGTCTTCTATGGGTTTTATTGATTTGGATATGAAATCACAAATTCTTTAGACAGATTTATCTGTAATTGATGTAACTTTATGTCAAGCTTTACTTTACGTCTCTTAACTGTTTAATTTTCCATATGGAACACGCACCAACTACCTGGTTTAATACAGGAAGTCAATATTCTGTTATGACTTCCCACCAGACGCCTTCCAGATAGTCAATGATATTACTACAGTACAATTGACCCTATGAAATTTTTTCAACGGAATCAAATAATCGTCCGAATACGCGCGATTTGTTTATAGTGGAAtgaaaacattatatatattagGCCTCAACCAAACGATAACTAATGAGTTTTATTTCATGGGAGAACGAAAACACTGCTTGATAGTGCAGACATCTGTTGTAGACAAAcaattacaataaaaataacCGTTACTTTGTACCTGGTGGAACACTTTAATTTTTCCGGTGCATGCAAGGAAAACCAACGAAATAatgaaagagaagaaaaattttCAGCAATGTCTTATTTAAGAACAATGGGGTTAAGTACAAAACTATGGAACAGAACAAACTTTTACCTAATATAATTGAGACTTAGCTACACTGCATAACTATATGTGAACACTAACGAATACAATGAATACATATACATTTTATCGAATATAATCTCATGAATTATAGTTAGTTCACTAAAGTAAAAATAACTAACCCATTATATACACCTAAATGGCTCATTAGAGCCGCCAGTGTGGAATCATGTGCAAAATAAGCAACGAAACGTCGATGTAGTTGTTCTGATGAATCCATGTCATGATCACTATTCTTTAGCTCTTGGTTAATACGCTCACGAAATAAATCCATAATATGACCAGCCAGCGGACCACCTCGTAATCTTGTCAACTGTGGTTTAGAAAATCGAATGAAATGTTTATAGTCCAATAAGTTAGAGCATTGTTTATAAACATCACTAGTGACCCAACGAGGAAGTGAAGGCAATGAATGATCCACCCATATTGTAACAGGATCACATATACGCCAGGCTGTGTAAAAATTATCTGAAGAACTTCTGTCAATAGGGAAAGTGTACCCTAAGTTAGTTTAATTGAGAAAGTCAAGTAAAAGTATTAGCACAACtgttaaacaatacaaaaagaaaaacattttcatCCGGTCTATCTCATTTTTGTATGAGATTATTTGAATGTATAATGTAGGTATTTGACGCTTAACCGATCAGTCGATTGATAAAGCTTACTTTATTTAACATGCTACATGAGTCTTAGCAGTGGGATAGAAAAACTGTGACCTGTATTCTAGTACATAAGCCTCCGAAGACGATTGCTGAGTTGCACATAAGCTACCATGTTATTTCAGTTCAAATCAAACTTTGAAAAACTTGTAATGTACGTTCAGTAGTACCCCATTGTTTACCTTCCAGTAAAAATTCGTGTAAGTGATTTCCACAGAGTGAAACGAGCTGGAAATCCAGAGGAAGCCAAAGCCCATTAGGGAGTTATTTAGTGTTGGTTTAAAATTCTTCAATAGTGTACACTATAGGACCCATACATGAACGGAACATGGAACCTTCATGTCCCACAATAGGTCACTGAGTTACTTACTACAGcactttttaaatttattattttgtgatCTAGGTGCTCATTTCTCAATCTCACCGGAAAGAATCTATCCAACTCAGTTGACTTCACTAGAGGCAGCTGCCCATTAGGAATTTAGAACTTTCATTAGGAAGCAAATCACTAGTGTGCTTTGAGTTATTATTTGATCAAAGGAATGtggtttaaaatatttacaaactatATTTTCACTTCATTCATCACATATCCATGAACGTTTCTTGCTTTATACATCCAACTGTAATACATCAGTCAGAACGGCTAAGAATCCTGGCCATTCAAGGGAAATACTTCACTTCTGTTAAAACCCAGTATAGTCAGTATTATAGATTCACCATCGGATCTTGAATTTACTGCTTATGATCTTACACGGTCCAAACAACCTCAGTAAACACGGTTCCTCTTAAAGCATCACGGAAGAACATCAGCAAGTTAAGTTGGCAGCTATGGTCAAAATGCTAATTGATCAATGAACACTGCCTTTAGATGAATGAATAGACAAACTTTTGCAAAGCCAAGTAAGAACAGAAATTAGATTATCTTCAAATCGGACACACGTAAAGAAAAATAACTAAACGAAATTGTATTTTACAAAAGAAGATGCATCAAAAATGATGAGATCACGAGATACTCCACAAGTAAGAAACAATTGGTCA comes from Schistosoma haematobium chromosome 3, whole genome shotgun sequence and encodes:
- the ACP2_4 gene encoding mitochondrial acyl carrier protein (EggNog:ENOG410V7JU~COG:I) — translated: MSLGFSSVGSHILSVLNVNSALVSLAILTALINHRSVADVRKNIPTTNDLLMVFILCRHGDRSPVHTFPTDPYRKLWKMGYGQLTTYGAEQHQELGRIIRKMYSGFVPEVYHKDETLFRSSGTERTLMSANNFIRGFYHLEKKSTNNVPPVFSRLAHEDHLLKMSSKCPKFKRLFHHLMNSSVVSQKANTLRNFFDFLEHTTGYTFPIDRSSSDNFYTAWRICDPVTIWVDHSLPSLPRWVTSDVYKQCSNLLDYKHFIRFSKPQLTRLRGGPLAGHIMDLFRERINQELKNSDHDMDSSEQLHRRFVAYFAHDSTLAALMSHLGVYNGIKPPLASCLIVELHRSLSSSNNFYLRFYYLNETKLPLKTDKIVNLWPTKCETHNHIDGKQLNYSCPFHKLELSLQGTYATDIGAECYDNDAINNVKTTYTKPSGIKMLESYCYHPQLLTFIFIQTAIVCYFVARFLPIPIAYLINNFRYSRHVR